The region CTACGGTTCCTGTTAAGGTAAACTTGGGACAGATGAACTTTGTGAAGCCGAACTCAAAGCCCCTTAAAATTCCTATCCAGCTGTTCTGGTAAAGCAGTGCACCGTAGGCTCTGAGACCCTCCTCAAACCAGCGGTCCCTTATGAGACCCACCTTGAGAAGGTGGCCCCTGTCTTTTCCGTTCCTTTGAAGGTCGGTTATTGAGTAGTTTCCGAAGAGCTGCCAAGTTCTGTTAAGCTGGTAGTAGGCGCTCTGTGTAAACCTCAGCTCCCTGCCTTGGGGAGAGAAGAGGTGGAATATAGTGTTCTCGTAGCGGTTATCGTAGTAGGTGTAGCTGCCGTTGTAGTATTCAAACTCTGAAGTGAGCCTGGTTCTTATAGAGGGGAAGAGGTTGACTCCGAAGTTTGCGCTCACCCACTTACCGTTGGCAACGTCGTACTCGAACCGGCTGAACTGGGAGATTTTGGGCGTTAGGTATTTAAAGTTACCGACTGCTACCGAGCTCTTCTGGACGTGCCCTCCGTGCCTGAGGTGCTCAAAACCCAAAAAGAGCCCGTTGTAGTCGAACCTGAATCCCCCGAGGAAGTCGTCTCCGCTGGGGGAGTTCGGCTCAAAGTAGCGCGGTTTTCCTACGTAGAAAACGTATCTGACCTTACCGGTTTTCCCCTGGTACCTAACGGCGTCTGCTATGTAGGTTTCAAAGCCTTCAGATATGAACTGACGACCTACGGTTAAAACGTTGTCTTTTCTCTTATCGAAGGGAACTTCCACGTAGAGCTGGTAGATGTCTACGTTCCAGTCGGTTCCGTAGCCGAGGTCTTTCCAGAGCTTACCGTAGAAGTGCAGCTCGGAGTTTCCCTTAAGGTCTCTAACGTCCAGCTTCAGGTAGTTGTCGAAGGGGATTGAGTCTCGGTCGTATATGTCCTGTCGGAACTCGATTTGGGTTTTAAGCTCCCCCTCGTACCCCGGGACCTTTATGGCTGCCTGTGTTTGTGTTGCAGAAAGGAGCCCTATCCCCGAGGCGATAACCGCCAGAGCTGCTCTCTCTATCCCCACGTTAATCCCTCTCTGCTGAAGCTGTGTTTTAAAATACTACATAACCGGATAATTCGCTGTCAAGTTTTTAAGAAAATACCTCATTCCTAATCTACTGATTAGCATATCAAGGCCAGCTGAGGGGAAGAACTTCCACCTGCTCACCTGCCTTGACCTCCCCCCTGTGGGCTTCAACCACCGCGAGTCCGTCGCAGAGGGCCATAGATGTGTAGTTTGCAGTCTGTTGACTGCCTGCGTTCTTTACGGTGATTTTACCGTTTTCTTGGTGGATTGTAACTCTTACGAAGTCCACTCGCCCCTCCCGGGAGTGGAGCTTCTCGGCCGCCGTTGCCTTTATGTACCTGTTCTCTACATCGCTCCTTCCGGCCAGCTTTCTAACTGCCGGTAACAGGAACTCAAGGGCGTTCACTGTGGTTGCGGCCGGGTATCCGGGAAGGCCTATTAAGGTTTTTCCTTCTTTAACGGCAAAGAGCAAGGGCCTTCCGGGCCTTATGTTCGTGGAATTGAAAAACACTTTGAAGCCGAGTTCCGGAACTGCCCTTTTTACAAAGTCAAACTTGCCCTTAGAGATGCCGCCTGTGGTCACTACAAGGTCTGCGTTCTCTGCTGCCTCTTCTATCACGGTTTTTAGCTTCTCCGGAGAGTCTTCAACTGTTCCCATGTACACCGTTTCGACCCCTTCACTCTCCAGTAACCCTTTTAGGAGGTAGTAGTTTGTGTTCCTTGCGGCCCCGGGCTTTGAAGAGTGGTAAGGTTCAAGTATCTCGTTGCCGGTTGTTATGAGGGCCACCTTGGGTCTCCTGAAGACCTTTACTGTATAGATGCCCACGTGGGCGATGAGGGCCACTTTCCTGGGTGTTAAGAGCTCTCCCTCTGAGAGGATTTTCTCTCCTTTTTTAGCTTCGCTCCCCCTGTAGTTTATTAGTTGGCCCGGCTTTACCGCTTTTTCAATCACTACGGAGCTTCCCTTCTGGAGCGTATCTTCCACCCTGACTACTGCATCTGCCCCTTCCGGGACTATGCCGCCGGTCATCACAAATGCGGCCTCTCCCGGCCCTATGGGGGCTACAGGCTCTTTTCCGGCCTCTACGGTTTCCACTACCTTGAGCTCTGCCGGAAGCTCCCTGCAGGAGCTACTTACAACTGCAAAGCCGTCTACTGCAGAGAGGTCGGCGTTGGGTAGCTCTTCCGGGGAGAAGAGGTTTTCCCCCAGGACTCTGCCGTAACACTCGTGGAGCGTTTTTACCTCTTTCCCCACCGGTTTAACGTGAGAGAGTATAAGGCGCAGGGCCTCTTCCCTTGTTACTTTCATCACTCTCCTCCTTAAGGTCTGCCGAAAGGACAGATGGGGAATACACACACCGGGCAGCTGTGGCATAGGCCTCCGTGGCTTTTTGCGGCAACTTCCCCTTTGGAGATTCTCTCTCCAACCAGGAGCTTCGGTAGCCATATGTCAAAGGAGGTTGCCTTGAAGAAGAGGGCTGCAGCAGGAACTGCCACAACCGGTTTCCCCTTTACCCAGCCCATTGTCAGCATATTCCCCGGCTGGATTGGATTCCCCCTGATGAAGTTCTCCGCTCCGGCCTCCCTCAGTGCCCTGTAGGTAACGTCGTCGGGGTCTACCGAGGTGCCTCCCGTGAGTATTACTATATCGAACTTCTGGGCAAACTCTTCTATCTTCTGCCTTATCCTCTCTTTGTCGTCGGGGAGTATCACCCTCTTAGCCACCTGGCACTTGAAAAATTCAAGTTTCGGCTTAAGTCTTTCGTAGAACTTGTCCTCTATGCGGCCGCTGTACACCTCGTTACCGGTTATTATGAGGCCTGCCTTTTTCTCTGTAAACGGAATTACCTTCATTATTCCGCCTTTTGCGAGCTCTACGGCCTCCTCTACCTCTTTCCTTGGGGCCACAAGCGATATTATCCTGACGGCCGCCACTTTTGTTCCGGGCTTAACGTACATATCGGAGTGGATTGTGGGACACGAGGGTTCCCCTATGGAGTTGAAGGCTATCAGCTTCTCTACATCTACCTTGAAGAGGCCGAAAACCGATGAGTAGATGTTTACCTTGCCCTCTTTCGGCTGGCTGTCCCTGTAGAGGTTTTCCCCCATTAGGGCATCTGCGAGCATTACGGCGGCTTCATCTTCGTGGATTTCGTCTTCTGAAAGCTCCAGAACGTAGATGTGCTCTTTCCCCAGCTTTTTCAGTTTCTCAACGTCTTCCTCCCTGATTACGTGGCCCTTTTTGAAGGCCCTGCCCTTAAAGTTCCTCTCAAGGTCCACTTCTGTTATGTCGTGGGCGAGAACGAGTCCCACTGCCTCTTCCACTTTTACCAGTCTCTTCATGGTTCCTCCTTTAAAACCGGTAGCAGTTGTGGTGATAGGTAAAAGGTTGCAACCCTACCGGGCTCCAAGAGCTTATTGGGCAGAAGCGAAGGGGGAAGGTGGAGCTCAACTTCTCTCCCCTCAAAGAGGGCCGTTACTTGGGTGGTGCCCCTACGGAGCTTCACCTCTTTAACTTTGAGCTCCAGCCTGTTTGTCTCTTGGGCCGGGTTCAGGGCAACCGAGAAGGGGAGGACCGATACGAGCACCTTTTCTCCCCTCTTGAAGGGTCCCTTCCTGCACTTTATCCTCTTTCCCCCTGCCGTTTTTACAACCGTTTGGTTGCCGTTGACCTCGCACACGGTTGCTTCTATGAAGCACCGGTGGCCGAGGATTTCCGCCACTCGCTTGCTCCCCGGCGATAGGTATATCTCCCTCGGCTCTCCCTGGGCCAGGGTTTTGCCGCCGTCCATGACCACTACTTGGTCTCCCAGCTCGAAGGCCTCGTCTATGTCGTGGGTTACAAGGAGTGTGGGTAGGGAGAACTCTCTGATTATTCTGAGGATTTCTCTGTGAAGCTCCTCCTTCAGGCCGGCGTGAAGCGCTGAAAACGGCTCATCCAGCAGTAGGAGTTCTGGTTCTGCTGCAAGAGCCCTTGCAAGGGCAACCCTCTGTTTCTGCCCTCCCGATAGCTGGCTCGGGAGTTTCTCCTTCAGGTGCTCTATCTGGAGGAGTTTGAGTAGCTCGTTGGCAAGCTCCCGCCTCCTGCAGCCGTAAGTTACGTTTGCCCATACGTTTAAGTGGGGGAATAGGGCAAAGTCTTGAAACAGAAAACCCACTCTCCTGTGTTGGGGTTTGAGGTTTATGCCCTCCTCGGAGGAGTAGAAGACTTTTCCGTTAACCTCTATGTGGCCGCTATCTGGCTTCACAACTCCCGCAACGCAGTTGAGAGTAAGGCTCTTTCCCGAGCCCGACGGAGCAAAGAGGACAGTCACGAGCCCCTCGGACTTAAAAGAGACGTTAAGGTTAAACTTCGGAAGGCGTTTCTTTACCCTAACCTCTACCACTGCTTGCTCCGGTTCGAGAGTCGGTTGATTGCGTAGATGGTTACGAGGGCTATGGCTGCGGTAACTGCGGTCAGCAGGTTTGCCCTTTCAAAATCGCCGTTGGATACGGAGCTGTATATCTCGAGTGGAATGGTGTTTGTTTTGAACGGTATGTAGCCGGCCAACATCAGCGTTGCGCCGAACTCCCCGAGGGCCCTTGCAAAGGATAGAATTACGGCCGCCACTATCCCCCGCTTTGCGAGGGGGAGCACAATCCTGAAGAAGGTGTTTACCTCTCCCTTTCCCAGCGTGTAGGAGACCGTAAGGAGCCTCTTATCTACGGCCTCTATTGCCGCCCTTGCGCTCTTTACAAATATGGGAAAGGAGGCCACGGCTGCCGCAACTACCGCCGCGTACCAGGTGAACACTATCCCCTTGTGAAACAGTGTGTAGAGAAGCTCCCCGATTGGTCCTTTCCTGCCGAGCAGCAGTAGCAGTATGTAGCCGGTTACCGTCGGCGGAAAGACAAGGGGCAGTGTGATGAGGGCATCTACGGCGTTTTTAAAGGGGAAATCCCTTGTTGCGAGCATGTAGGCCAGGGGGGTTCCTAAGAGCGTAACTATGGCGGTTGACGAGATTGCCACCTTTAAAGAGAGCTTCACCGAAAAGAGGGCCAGGGGGTCCAGTCCCACTACGGCCTCCTGAATCCGAAACGTTCCATCTCTCTCTCTGGGAGGCTATGTAGCGTGTTCAGGAATGCTTCGGCCTCTTTAACGTTCCCCCCTTTAACGGCGGCCCCGTAAAAGATTGCCGGCGAGTGGCTCTTTTCGGGAAGCACCTTAAGTAGCTTTACGCTCTTTTTGAACTTTAGGTAGTCGGACAGGTAGACGATTCCGGCGTCTGCGTTCCCGGTTGCCACCCAAACTGCAACCTGCCTGACGTTTGGGGCAAACACGAGCCTGTTTTTGAGTTCTCCATAGAGCTTCAAGTTCTTTAAAGCCTCTAACGCGTACCTTCCCACTGGGGCCGATTTATCGCCTACGGCTATGGTTTTGGCCTCTTTTAGGCTCTTGATTTTTGAGTCCTTCGGAACGATTACAACCAGCTGGGTTTTTGCCACCGGTTCTATCGAGCTTTCTACGAGCAGCCCTTTCTTTTTTAGGTACTCTACCCACCTTTTGTTGGCCGAAAGGTAAACGTCGGCTGAAGCTCCCTCCTCTATCTGTTTGGCCAACCTTCCGGAAGAGGAGAAGTTGAATACAACTCTTCCCTTAAAGTGGTTGGCGGCATCTTTTGCGAGGTCCCTCATCCCCATGGCGCAGAACACCCAAACCTCCTTTGCGCCGGCATCAGAGAGCCAGAGGGCAACAAGCAGCAGGCTCAGCAGTAGCTTCAGCCTTTTCACGCTCCACCTCCTTACCCGTAAAATTAAAAAAGGGTCAGCCCCGAGCCGGAACTGACCCTTTTTTGGCGGGTTCCTTTCCAAGCCCGGGAGGCACAGCCGTTTCCAGCTGTACCCTATCGGTCTGGCACCGTAGGCTGTAGCCCTTAGGTAACCAGACTCGGAACCCGAGTCACGATTATACAACAACTTGTGTTAGAATGGCTAAAAATAAAAACTCTTCGGAGGGACACCTTGAAGGCGATAATCCTTGCAGGGGGTTCGGGAACGAGGCTTTTTCCACTCTCCCGTAACAACTACCCGAAACAGTTCATAGAGCTTATCTCCGGGAAATCCTTCTTTCAGGACACGGTAGAGCGTTTCCTGACCTTTTTGTCCCCCCAAGACCTTCTCGTCTCAACGAGGAAAGACTATGCCTTCCTCGTTAAGGACCAGCTTGAGCAGATAGGGGTTGATAACTCCCGGGTTTCGCTGGTTCTAGAGCCGTCCAGCAGAAATACGGCTCCGGCTATAGCTTTAGCGGTAAGGGCCCTCCTTGAGGAGGGGGCGTCTGCAGACGAGGTGGTTTTTGTTGCTCCGTCGGACCACTTCATCAGGCCGAAGGAGGCTATAAAAAACCTCTCTGTAGAGGTTGAGGAGGCCGCGAAGGCGGGATACATAGTGACCTTCGGTATAAAGCCGACCAAGCCCGAAACGGGCTACGGTTACATCCTCCTCGGAGAAAAGGTTAAGGGTAACGTTTACAGGGTGGAGCGCTTTGTAGAAAAACCCAACTTTGAAAAGGCCCTTGAGTACGTCTCTTCTGGCAACTACTACTGGAACTCCGGTATGTTTGCCTTTACCGTAGAGACCTTTACGTCCGAGCTTAAGAGGTTCGCTCCTGAAATCTACGAAGTGATTTTCGGGGGTACCTTCCAGGAGGCCCTCGAACGGTTCGATACCCTTCCCGATATCTCCATCGACTACGCCGTTATGGAGAAGACCGACAGGGCCGCCGTTATTCTGTGTGACTTTGTGTGGTCCGACGTGGGGTGTTGGGATTCAATCTACGACCTGCTTCCAAAGGACTCCAACGGTAACGTGAAGGACGATAAAACCTTCCTCCTTGAGACCAAGAACAGCCTGGTTCTCAACAGGGACTTTGAGGGCGATAGGTTAATCGTGACGGTAGGCCTTGAAGATGTTATGGTTGTCGGGACAAAGGATGTGACCCTTGTGGCCAAGAGGGGTGAGAGTCAAAAAGTTAAAGAGATTGTTAAAGCTTTAAAGGCCGACCCGGAGTTTGCCCGCTACGCCATGACCCATCCCCTCGTTTACAGGCCGTGGGGCCACTTTATAGAGCTCGGCAGGGGTGAGCGTTACAAGATAAAGAGGATTACCGTTAAGCCCGGCGGTAAGCTCAGCTACCAGATGCACTACCACAGGAGCGAGCACTGGATAGTGGTTAAGGGAACTGCTAAGGTCACCATAGGGGACCAGGAGATGTTCGTCCACGAAAACGAGAGCGTTTTCATACCCAAAACCACTCCCCACAGGCTTGAGAACCCCGGAAAGGTTCCCCTCGAGGTTATAGAGGTTCAGGTTGGTGAGTACCTGGGAGAAGACGATATCGTAAGGTTCCAGGACGACTACGGAAGGGCTTAACGCCCTTCCTTTAACACCCTGACAACCGTTACCAGCCTACGCTCTATCAGGTTTTTACAGTAGTTTTCCCTTTTTCCTGCGTTTATTATCGCCAGTGCGTCTTCCCTCGTATTTACGAGGGAGGCGAGGTTAAACATCAGCATTGCGGCCCTCGGGGCCTTGTGAAGGCCTGCCTCGTAGGCAAGGCAGAAGCTTAAGGGGAAGTTACTTTTACCCAGTTTCATGGCTACAACCATGTAGCTCCTGTACCTTACCTGTCCCGAGAGCAGAAGTTTTGTGGGTACGAACCTTGCAAGCTGGGCTATCTCGTTATAGGTGGGTATGTATCCCATCTCTATCGCCTGCGAAAGGTAACTCCCCGCCCTTTGGTAGTTGTTTAGGTTCATCTCGATTCTCGTCAGTAGCACCAGGCCCTTCACCTGGCTGGGAACGAGTCTGTGGTACTCCTCTGCCAGCGGTAGGGCCTCTTTGGGCCTGTTGAGGAAGTTGTAAAGCCTTGCGAGCCTGTAGTAACCGTCTACACAGCCGTTTTCAACGGCCAGTTTGTAGTGGAACTCGGCTTTTTTAAAGTCTATCGGAAGGTCCCCGTAGTCCCCTTCGTATATGGCCCCGAGGAGTATTGCTGCAAAACAGTAACCTTCCTCCTCCCACTCTTTTAGTAGTTTGATTGCCAACTCTTCCCGGTTGTGGTTTATCAGGTAGAGGGCGTAGAGCCTCATGGCCGGCGTGTACCTGAGCTTCGCAGCTTTCTCTATCCAGTAGAGGTACTTCTCCTCGTTGCCGGCGCTGAGGTAGAGCTTCGCCAGGGCAACCATAGCTCTCGGTACCCCCTTTACCTTTGCGTAGTAGTAGAGCACTGCGCCGGCAATTTGGGGGTTTTTATCTTTGAGGAACAGGGCCAGCTCTATTTCCGCCTTGGTATTACCGTAGCTGCACGCCTCTTCAAGGAGTTTAAGGGCCTTTTCCGGGTTGTACTTTAGAAGTTCCATCCCCCTTTTGAAGAGTACTTCTGACGGGTTTTCCTTTGTGGCTTTCACTTCTACTCCGTAGAGCTCCTTTAGGCGGCGAAGCTCTTTCCTCTCTTGTTCCATCTGCGGCGGAGCCGGGCACCTGCCTGCCGCCCCGTACAGCCGTTGAAGGTCTGCTATTGCCGGCTTTACGCCCAGTTTGGCAAACCGCAGGATGGTTTTAAAGTCGCCGCAGCTGTTACCCGAAAGCTCCCACTTTACCCTGGCTACCCGATACTGTGCCTCAAGGAGCGGAAGGGCCCTTTCGTACCACCTGAGGGCGGTTAACAGGTACTCTTTCCTCTCTGCCTGAAGTTTCAGTTTTGCCTTAAAGAACTCCTCGGGTGTTTTTGCCGTGACAATCGGGCAGTAGCTCAGTTTAAGGCTTTTGGCCCGAATTTCGTAAATCTTTCCCAGTTTAAGAGCGGCCTCTTTATCCCCGTACTTTACGTAGAGCTCTTCCAGGAGCTTCTCTGCCTCGGAGAGTTTCCCCTCCCTTATAAGCAGTGAGGCAAGCGTCAGGCCCGCCTTTTCAATCCCCGCCTTGTAGGCCTTCTCTAAGAGCTCCTCGGCCCTTTTAACGTTTCCCTTCTCAAGGTAGTAGTTTGCAAGGAGTTTGTAGAGCTGAGGGTTCTGCCGGGCAAGTGCTAACGCTTGCCCGATTACCCTCTCGTTTACCCGGTTGTTCTTTATCAAGGTTTTGATGAGAAGCTCCTGTGCTCCCGGAACTCCCTCTTCTGAGGCGAGCCTTAGGTACTTTATCGCCTTATTAACTTCTCCTTCCTTTAAGTAGAACTTCGCTATATCCAGTAACGCCTTCTTAATCCCCTTCTCGTAGGCGAGCTCCAAGAACTTCACTCCCTCTTCGGGGGGCACCCCCTTAACTTTACCCTCTACAATTAGCTTCCCGTATAGGTAGTAGGCCTGTGGAAAGCCCCTTTTCACGAGGGGTCTAAGCTCTTTGACTGCTGCCGGGTAGTTGCCCTGAGCGTAGTACTCTTTTGCCAGCTTTATGTCTGCACAGGAGCTTATAAAGGCCACGCTCAGCCCTAAGATAAGTAGAGCAAGCCGTTTCATCACCAGTACCTCTTTATTCTTAAGAAGACGCCGTAGGCGTTCCACTGGTCGAGCTTCCCGGAATAAGCCCCTCCCGGGATAAACAGGGTGCCGGCGGCAACGTACCTCCAGCGTCCGTTGCCGGTTATCTCTCCATCGATGAGCAGGTCGAGCTCTGTTCCCAGGTCTCTGCTTTTACCGTTGGGAGCTATGAAGTACCTCGAGAAGGGAGCGTAGGGGGAGATTTTGTACTGCAGGTACTTGATGAGGTTTGCTTCCAGCCAAGTATCTTCCCCTACCTTGTAGCCTCCAAAGAGCGAAAGGAGCACCAGGTTGTTTAGGTCGGGGTTTGCAAGCTCCCCGTAGTACCTGATTCTGTTGGGCCCAAACAGGTAAGACATTGATGTTGAGATTTTGGGGAGGTAAAAGTTCGTGCTCCCCGTTCTGCTGTTACTTCCCTGACCAACTGCAAACCGGAAGCCCACTCCTTTGTTTCTCTCATCACCGAGGAGTCTCTTTGCACCGATTTCCGCCCCTATACCGTGAACGCCCTTGTAGTACGTTGCGGTGACAACCTTGTAGGCCGTACAGTCCTGCTCGATTGAGTCTGTGAAGCCCCTTTTGCCCCACATGTAGCCCAAGTCCAGCCAGTAGCTGCCCCACTCCTTCTCTCCCTTTAGCCTCACTCCGAGCCAGTTGAGGTTCTCTTTCGGCCTTACCCCTTTCCAAACGCTGGGGTCGTTGAGGTTTGAGAACCTCTTCTTGTACTCCTTTATGAAGAAGAAGCCCAAGTGTTGCCTGTAGTAGTACTGGTAGTCTGCCCTGGCCACCAAGTACCTGTAACCTTGCAGGTTTATCCTCTCCTCGCTACTGCTCACCCTTGAGTCGCTGAACCTGCCTCCTGCAAACAGGTACCAGTTCAGTAAGGTGCTCTGGTATCTGAGCCTTAAGCCGTCTAAGTAGTTCCTGTACCAAAAGCCCCTCGGCTCAAGTAGCGGCATTCTACCCAGCGAGAGGTCGTAGCCGGGGGTGTTCCTCTCTTCAAAGGTTTTCGTGTTGAGGTATAGGTATCTGATGTCCCACCAGCCTTTTCTCCTTGTTGTGTGCCGGAACCGCTGGTAGCCGATTCCTCCGTAGATGTCGCCCCATACCGAAAAGGAGTTGAAAAGGTCTGTGACGAACCTGTAGCCGAGCCTTCCTATCAGCTCCCTGCCCCTCTTTCTGCACCCGGTTCTCGGGTCGAGCCCCTCTACAAAGGAGCCGTCTACGAAGAGGTAGGTCTCTCCTATAAAGGTGGTGGTTTTGGAGGAAGCGGTTTCTGCCCTCTTTTCCTCTTCTGTAGGTTGCTTCAGCGGTTGCGGAAGTTTGGGCTCAGTTACCTTTATCTGCGACTTTACCTTTTCGAACTCCTCCTCCCACTTGAAGGAGAGGGGAGAGGTGGAAGGTTTGCCGGGTTTTTCCGGAATTCCCTTTTCGGTAGCTGTTTCCCTTGTTTCTATTTTGTTTGCCCTTTTCTCCGTTTCGGTTCGGGCGGGGAAGACCCACCTTTGCGGTTTATAGTAACAGTCCCTTAAGAAGGCGCTGGGGAAGAGCTGTTTAACTTCGGATAGGGCGCTCTTTGCCTTCTTAAAGTCTTTCCAAAAGCCCACTCTCACCGTGTACATGTGGCCGATTTTCTCTACCCTTACTTGGGGGAATTGGTTTTGAAGCTCTTTTGCCTCTTCTATTAGAAGGTCCAGGTTCCCGGGAGACGATGCTACCTGAATACAGTAGTATTCGTCCTCCTCAAGCCCGAAGGCCGTTGCCGGTAGAAGGAGAAAGAGAGCGGCTATATTAATGAACTTCCTCACCGAAGTACCTCCTCTTAATTCTGGAAAGTTCGGCCTCGATGTCTACCTGTTTGTCTTTCGGTCTGAGTTGGTTCATCTTCGAGAGGATATCCGCTATTTCCGGTTTAACCTCCTCAAAGTCGGACTTCCCGGTCATTTTGAGCTTGAGCCGCCATACTTTCGAGACGGTAAGCTTCTTTTCTATGAACCTTATGAGGTCCGGGTTCTGCTCCAGGTACTCGTCTCCGACCTTTTTAAGGACGTTTTCCTCCCAACGGAAGTAGCGGTAGAAGCGAACGTTTTTTCTCTTTATCCTCTTCTCCATACGTGCAAGTTTTTTCTGGAATGCCTTATCTGCTATTCTCTCTGCTTTTGCGTCTAAAACTCCCCAAACTCCTCCAAACTTTGCCTCGAGCTTCCTGAACTTCCTGTAGGAGAGCTTCACCGCCTCTTCCGCTTCCGCTTCCCTTTCGGCCGGTTCAACTCCCCAGACTTTACTCTCCAGGAGCACCCCTTCTCTGATGCGCCTCTGAGCCTCTTTAAAAGCTATCTCAACGTTTTCCTTCTCTTTTCGGTCTTTCAAAATGGGCAGCAGGTAGAGTGAGTAGTAGGCTTTGTTGGAGCCGAGAATGGCCGCCTCCGAGAGGAGAACCTCCCCCTCTTTAAAAAGGGGAGAGCCCTCTTCTGCAAGGGAGAGGGCCGTAAGACCCAGCTCTAAAACTGCATCGGCTTGGCCGTTCTGTGCCGCTTCTATCAGGAGCTTCACCCCCGATGCCAAGGCCGAGCTCTTGAACTCTTTAACGCTGCTTATGCCTTTTTCTACCTGCTCCCTCGCCTCTATAATCCTCATCAGCGCTATCGGTACAAGGGCCTCCCTGTTCCCGGCCTTCAACAGGTTCTGCTCGAGCTTGAGGAAGGCCTCTTTAAACTCCGGAACCGTTTCCCTTATAAGGCTGGGGTCCCCGATTCCCGGAACTATTACCGGGCGGGAGTTTTGGTACTTCAAAATCTCCTCGGTGTAAGGGGTTAAATCCCCGCTGAAGATGAAGGGGCTCGCCTTAAAGCCGTTTTTGTATATGGCTATTCCGCCGAAAAACGTTTTTATGGCGCTTTTTAGGTTGTCTTCGTAGCTGTTGCCCTGTGTCCAGGCCGAGGCCGCAAGGTGGAAGGGGTCCCTGTATAAGTTTCTGTAACTCTGGTAGAGGATGTTTATAACCGAAACCTCCGTCCCTGAGCCCAGATTCCTCCTTATCCGGTTGTTCATCACCTGGGCATTGAGGCTGTTCCTCACGTAAACCCCGTAGGCTCCGTTCCTCATAATAAAGTTCTTCTCTATGAACACGTTGTCGCTTTCAAGGAGGGAAACCCCTCCGAGCCTGTTCCCCAGCAGAACGTTCCCCTCTATAAGGGCAGACGAGCGCCTATCCATCATCACGCCCGCTCCGTGGTTGCCCATGCAGAGGTTTCTAAAGATTTTTCCCGTAACGTACCTGGAGAAGACGATTCCGTGGGCTTTGTGGGCCCCCTCTATGAGGTTGTAGCCTACGATTAAGTTCCTGCTCCAGTCGTGGGGGTCAACGTTATACTGGAAGTTGTCCCTCAGAATGTTTGCTATCAAAACGGCCCTTTTCGTGTTGTTGGAGTAGAAACCCATGAAGTTATCTTCCAGGTTGTTCCCTACAATGTATGCAACCGGTTTTCTGTGGAGCGTGAAGAGCTCTACAAACTGCGGCGTTTCAAACTCTTTCAGCGGAACCGACAGATTTATGAACAGGTTGGCTATGGGAGAGTGGAAGAGTTTATTCTCCAGCTCCCACTGACTTACCGAAATTCCAAAGGAGGAGAAGAGGCCCCTGTATCCCAGCCCCTTTACCGTTGAGCCTACAACGGTGACTTTTCCTCCCCTTATCGTGAGTATGTGGGGCCTCTGGGGGATTACCCCGTAGAGGTAGTAGGCCTCCTTCGGGATTTTTCCCAGCGGCAGGTACCGGTTCTTCTCTGTATCCCAGGTGAGGACCGTTGAGTTTACTATTTTCAGCTCTCCGGCGTTCATTATGGGGGCGCCGGGGTTAAAAGCAAGCCTAAGGGTTTCTCCCTTTATAAAGAGCTTTGCCTTCTCCCCTATGAACATCGGGGCTTTTAGGGTGTAAGTGTGCCTACTGTTCTTCTCAAGGTAGCGGTTACCCACAATTCTGTGAAGCTCCTCGAGGGTGAAGTTACCCTTCTCGAGGATAACCATCTTAAGGTTCGGGTACTTACTCCACTTGAGAAAGTAGTCTTCAAAGGGAAGGAAGAACATGAACTTCACCGGTACGAGGCTGACCTGATGAACCTTCGTCTTTCTGAAAGGCTTAGACAGCTTTTCGGGGGAGTACCGTTTCCTGACCTCTTCAAACGAGGGGATTGATACTCTCTTTTCCAGTTTT is a window of Thermovibrio ammonificans HB-1 DNA encoding:
- a CDS encoding mannose-1-phosphate guanylyltransferase/mannose-6-phosphate isomerase — its product is MKAIILAGGSGTRLFPLSRNNYPKQFIELISGKSFFQDTVERFLTFLSPQDLLVSTRKDYAFLVKDQLEQIGVDNSRVSLVLEPSSRNTAPAIALAVRALLEEGASADEVVFVAPSDHFIRPKEAIKNLSVEVEEAAKAGYIVTFGIKPTKPETGYGYILLGEKVKGNVYRVERFVEKPNFEKALEYVSSGNYYWNSGMFAFTVETFTSELKRFAPEIYEVIFGGTFQEALERFDTLPDISIDYAVMEKTDRAAVILCDFVWSDVGCWDSIYDLLPKDSNGNVKDDKTFLLETKNSLVLNRDFEGDRLIVTVGLEDVMVVGTKDVTLVAKRGESQKVKEIVKALKADPEFARYAMTHPLVYRPWGHFIELGRGERYKIKRITVKPGGKLSYQMHYHRSEHWIVVKGTAKVTIGDQEMFVHENESVFIPKTTPHRLENPGKVPLEVIEVQVGEYLGEDDIVRFQDDYGRA
- a CDS encoding tetratricopeptide repeat protein; protein product: MKRLALLILGLSVAFISSCADIKLAKEYYAQGNYPAAVKELRPLVKRGFPQAYYLYGKLIVEGKVKGVPPEEGVKFLELAYEKGIKKALLDIAKFYLKEGEVNKAIKYLRLASEEGVPGAQELLIKTLIKNNRVNERVIGQALALARQNPQLYKLLANYYLEKGNVKRAEELLEKAYKAGIEKAGLTLASLLIREGKLSEAEKLLEELYVKYGDKEAALKLGKIYEIRAKSLKLSYCPIVTAKTPEEFFKAKLKLQAERKEYLLTALRWYERALPLLEAQYRVARVKWELSGNSCGDFKTILRFAKLGVKPAIADLQRLYGAAGRCPAPPQMEQERKELRRLKELYGVEVKATKENPSEVLFKRGMELLKYNPEKALKLLEEACSYGNTKAEIELALFLKDKNPQIAGAVLYYYAKVKGVPRAMVALAKLYLSAGNEEKYLYWIEKAAKLRYTPAMRLYALYLINHNREELAIKLLKEWEEEGYCFAAILLGAIYEGDYGDLPIDFKKAEFHYKLAVENGCVDGYYRLARLYNFLNRPKEALPLAEEYHRLVPSQVKGLVLLTRIEMNLNNYQRAGSYLSQAIEMGYIPTYNEIAQLARFVPTKLLLSGQVRYRSYMVVAMKLGKSNFPLSFCLAYEAGLHKAPRAAMLMFNLASLVNTREDALAIINAGKRENYCKNLIERRLVTVVRVLKEGR
- a CDS encoding SPOR domain-containing protein, which codes for MRKFINIAALFLLLPATAFGLEEDEYYCIQVASSPGNLDLLIEEAKELQNQFPQVRVEKIGHMYTVRVGFWKDFKKAKSALSEVKQLFPSAFLRDCYYKPQRWVFPARTETEKRANKIETRETATEKGIPEKPGKPSTSPLSFKWEEEFEKVKSQIKVTEPKLPQPLKQPTEEEKRAETASSKTTTFIGETYLFVDGSFVEGLDPRTGCRKRGRELIGRLGYRFVTDLFNSFSVWGDIYGGIGYQRFRHTTRRKGWWDIRYLYLNTKTFEERNTPGYDLSLGRMPLLEPRGFWYRNYLDGLRLRYQSTLLNWYLFAGGRFSDSRVSSSEERINLQGYRYLVARADYQYYYRQHLGFFFIKEYKKRFSNLNDPSVWKGVRPKENLNWLGVRLKGEKEWGSYWLDLGYMWGKRGFTDSIEQDCTAYKVVTATYYKGVHGIGAEIGAKRLLGDERNKGVGFRFAVGQGSNSRTGSTNFYLPKISTSMSYLFGPNRIRYYGELANPDLNNLVLLSLFGGYKVGEDTWLEANLIKYLQYKISPYAPFSRYFIAPNGKSRDLGTELDLLIDGEITGNGRWRYVAAGTLFIPGGAYSGKLDQWNAYGVFLRIKRYW